One Deltaproteobacteria bacterium genomic window carries:
- a CDS encoding DoxX family protein encodes MSKLLALSRALLGLADRLAFAPPLIARLVVGVVFAHSGWGKLHNLDQVAQFFASLGIPFAELQAPFVAGVELGCGLLVLLGLATRIAAIPLIGTMVVALATALAPKITGVNALFGLSEFLYIALLAQLAIGGGGALSLDALVAPKLGLGRASRGAGGMPGAMVRA; translated from the coding sequence ATGTCGAAGCTTCTCGCCCTCTCTCGCGCGCTGCTCGGTCTTGCGGATCGCCTCGCCTTCGCGCCGCCGCTGATCGCGCGGCTCGTCGTCGGCGTCGTCTTCGCGCACTCGGGCTGGGGCAAGCTGCACAACCTCGATCAGGTCGCGCAGTTCTTCGCGAGCCTCGGCATTCCCTTCGCCGAGCTGCAGGCGCCCTTCGTGGCGGGCGTCGAGCTCGGCTGCGGCCTGCTCGTGTTGTTAGGGCTAGCGACGCGGATCGCGGCGATCCCGCTGATCGGCACGATGGTCGTCGCGCTCGCCACCGCGCTCGCGCCGAAGATCACCGGCGTGAACGCGCTGTTCGGTCTCTCCGAGTTCCTCTACATCGCGCTGCTCGCGCAGCTCGCGATCGGCGGCGGCGGTGCGCTTTCGCTCGACGCGCTCGTCGCGCCGAAGCTCGGCCTCGGGCGCGCGTCGCGAGGCGCTGGCGGCATGCCCGGCGCCATGGTGCGGGCGTAG
- a CDS encoding DUF692 family protein gives MNRFGSPDLGLGLGLRAQHAHEILRTRPPLGFLELLTENHLDVPPRAAALTEQLAAAYPAVLHGVSMNLGSVDALDRTHLRKVRELAERTRARWISDHLCWTGVASVNSHELLPLPCTDEALRHVAARVREVQPEVRIDTHGAEIHDDVWALFNQVVRRFPHAHVMLERDDAIPELPQLIGELDRAREIWHEANTPESRVQPRARRAHRIRLGSLAAPTGAWAAQQRDFWQRAVEKPLRFDHATPGLTALLDAQCPVSAARGLRVYSDAYTTNLRAALAANFPTLARVLTPRDFTALADEYAAAHPPSTHDYARHGRALAGFIEGFALADSYAIPREALLSRATRAGPARGAGSSRRAARPRSACALRARAGALARRTLPPGSIAARRALQPRCGALRACGRSRREAAAAEALAR, from the coding sequence GTGAATCGTTTCGGCTCGCCCGACCTGGGTCTCGGCCTCGGCCTGCGTGCGCAGCATGCGCACGAGATCCTGCGGACGCGCCCACCGCTCGGCTTCCTCGAGCTGCTCACGGAGAATCACTTGGACGTCCCGCCGCGGGCTGCTGCACTCACCGAGCAGCTCGCGGCGGCGTATCCCGCGGTGCTTCACGGCGTCTCGATGAATCTCGGCTCGGTCGACGCGCTCGATCGCACTCATCTGCGCAAAGTTCGCGAGCTCGCTGAGCGCACGCGCGCGCGCTGGATCTCCGATCACCTGTGCTGGACCGGCGTCGCGAGCGTGAACAGCCACGAGCTGCTCCCCCTGCCCTGCACCGACGAAGCGCTGCGCCACGTCGCCGCGCGCGTGCGCGAGGTGCAGCCGGAGGTGCGCATCGACACGCACGGCGCCGAGATTCACGACGACGTATGGGCGCTGTTCAACCAAGTCGTGCGCCGCTTCCCGCACGCGCACGTGATGCTCGAGCGCGACGACGCGATCCCGGAGCTGCCGCAGCTGATTGGCGAGCTCGATCGCGCGCGCGAGATCTGGCACGAGGCGAACACCCCGGAGAGTCGCGTGCAGCCGCGCGCGCGCCGCGCGCACCGTATCCGGCTGGGCTCGCTCGCTGCGCCGACCGGCGCTTGGGCCGCACAGCAGCGCGACTTCTGGCAGCGCGCCGTCGAGAAGCCGCTGCGCTTCGATCACGCGACGCCTGGCCTCACTGCGTTGCTCGACGCGCAGTGCCCCGTCAGCGCCGCGCGCGGTCTGCGCGTCTACAGCGACGCCTACACCACGAACCTGCGAGCCGCGCTCGCCGCGAACTTTCCCACGCTCGCGCGCGTGCTCACGCCGCGAGACTTCACGGCGCTCGCGGATGAGTACGCCGCCGCGCATCCGCCGAGCACGCACGACTACGCTCGTCATGGGCGGGCACTCGCCGGCTTCATCGAGGGGTTCGCGTTGGCCGACTCGTACGCGATTCCGCGCGAGGCTCTCCTATCTCGCGCGACTCGAGCAGGCCCAGCTCGAGGCGCAGGAAGCTCCCGACGAGCCGCCCGGCCTCGAAGCGCGTGCGCTCTGCGAGCTCGCGCCGGAGCACTGGCCCGACGCACGCTTCCGCCTGGCAGCATCGCTGCGCGTCGTGCAC